The DNA region CACATGTAGGGACATATTTcgattcaaaaatattttccaagAACCCGGAATCGaggaaaaaaatttcagggacttattttcgtgtGGGGTACAAATCCAGGGACCTCCAGGGTATTTAAGCCTTTTAGTTTTTGTGACTGTTTTCCTAGAAAAGGTTGAATCTGGTGGTAAAGTGATCCGAATAGGGCGCCTAATGTCTTGCGAAACCTAACTCCAAGCCCTACAAAATATAATTTCAGCACAATTCGAGAATAAGCTTCAAACTAGGTTAGAGTTGGCTTGCAAAGTTACTGCTACTAATCGTGCGAGTCTGGAACATTCTGCACTAAAAtcatcatatcttgggctaaaATACTCCGAATTCGGATCTGGTTCAAGGCGCATGAAGTTGAATTAAATAGCTACAACTCTTACGTTTACCTAAACTGAAGTTTCATACTTCTTTTGGAACCTGCGAATGCGTGAGTGGTCAGGAGCTTACTCCTTTCTTTGGGCCaaattttgtgaagattttgaAACGATTTAGATAACAatggattgttacttgatgaacaagtttatttattagtatatatAAGTGTGggttaggcttttgttagataCGTCCTCCTCCCCCaatctctccatcttttctagtatgagttgctaaactccttagttagtcttaggaatttgaatattcttgtgttttcaAACTTGAGGTTATGTTCTTCATGCAAATTCGTTCTTATTAATCCTCTTCATCTCTGTTTCTGATCTAGGGTATGCTttattccgtagttttagaaataagagttgatgcaggttctcttagttcatgttagttcgtaactttttcttaatcgcttagtttaggaaactgtgaatcaATTCACACTTCGTTATTTAGTTCTCACGAATTTGATAATTAATAAGGAAGAagtaatcttttgtaaccaatgaagtttgttgcacttgaagtGATCTATACGCAACTCATACGTTGCGTAGACGATGTATTGAAAAAAGGAGTTCTTGAGTTCATAGATCTTACCTTCTTGGAGACTTTAAGAGCAAGGTCAAGAACAAGAAAGGGTTATATCATCGTCTTCTTCATCATATTCTCCAATTGTAACCCCCCAATTTCTCAATTCGGGATAACATTAGTAACCCAACAAATATAAGGACTAACTGAGTAATAAACTGAGTAATCTTTAGGAAGTGCCAACAAGAATTATACAAAATACCAAGATGTGGGGGTTCACATTTTATTCCTAATTCCCCAACCCCATATTGAGAATTCACCAATGATGGCCAACAGTTTTATTTTATCCTGAACACACACATGTTTTCTTCTTTCTATTCAATTTAGCTTTTTCCCAACCCTTCACAATTATTGCCATCTCAGGGcgaaattcttttctttaatttaaCAAGGTCGGAGTATGATTGGGGGTATGCTCAGTGGTGCAAATACTTTCCATTCCCTTACTCATAtccttttctcatttttttttccatttttagaACTTTAACTTTACTTTCACATGTGTGCTCTTTTTTAACCTTTCAGCCAAAAAGAGTGTAGACTCAATATAAAGATTAAAAGGAAAACTACATATTTTGCATTATCCCCACTAACCTGGCATCTTAATAATCTTATTGTACTTCCCAAAAACTCACTCAAGTCTCTTTCTCCTAACGCTCCACATGTTCTAGAAGTTTCACTCACACTCACGCATCAAACACTCTTTATTGTAAGAACTAGCATCAAACTCAGaacatatattaaaaacaacaacaaacattACTCAAGCACGAAAGTGTGAATACCAAGAATCCAAGGCATGTGCATACTAGTGTGTGCAATCTAGTTAACTAATTGCTAAATGCATgatcatgaaattaaatgagagatgagtggttgaaaataaAAGTCCTTGTAGCTCAATTTTAGGGTGCAAGCTGGAAACCACCAAGACATGGTTAGTTGGGCCCTTtaattcatattaattcatgtaaTATCACTTATTCCTTGCAAAAACGAGCACACAAATCAAAACACCACAACATAACTCAAATAATTCAATGAGACACTATAATTCAAAATCTTAAGCATCAAACCATCAATTCATGACTAGTGACCTTAATTCTCATTATATCCACTAGTTGATTCATTTCAAGTCTGGTTCACAGAATTCCAAACCTCCTATCATGTTATAGTTGATCAGGTTACAACAAGCATTCAACACACGAATATATCAATTGAATTGACATATAGGAGAataacagaagaaaaaaaatgcacaCTAAAAATACTACTAAAAGCAATACCTGGCTAGCTTACCTAATAGAAGCGGAagcacaatccccggcaacggcgccattttgatgaaaggataattaatgaagagttttttctccactaactactatcaaatccctttcaagactcaaaTGTAGTATAGCATCGGGTTTTGTTGTCTCCACATGGATTGTGTTTCTACGTATTAATCTAACTAGCTAGATGTTGAATGAGAAGTTTAAACATTATATGTGttctatttaattttaaataaatgaaaacaataaataaagcgataaagaagtccacggaggcaaacaaagaagaaagcgtATTCGCAAAATGAGTTAActtgatttacaacttattctcaaccaatatactTTTATAAGATGTAGTTAACATTTAACATGATGATAAGAGCCATTCCCTTACTAATTCCTTACCTAAGTGTATCAACCATTGAAGAACCAAGCCTTAATTccttaagccctagtgatcgtaaaaggagcattatagcacatacctACTAGATGAGACATTCtcaagctctgttcctaactCAAGAAttcatgtcctagtggatagaatctctgactgtcactcaagaaatcctaatatTTCTTACTAAACAATCCTATCCTAGCGAGGTGAGTAACCCGACTTGTCACTCGGTATAGATCTCTTTTGCAACTCATGATATccatacctaagagttaatgcctctgaaggtatgaaatacgatagaaaggggggggggggtttgaatagcgttttcaatctaaaacatttctcacttgagattttaacaaatctcttcaaacaccaaagataaaagtgctaagataagagttgaggaaagcacacaatgattttatcctggttcacttgataaatccctcaagctaatccagtccacccgttaaggtgatttcttccttcttagaatgaaggcaatccactaatcagagtttgttacaactgcacttgctacctgcaaagtgactaacaatacactgacttagctatcactaaggttcactctcttagtcttctcaaggatccgaccaaccttggtctccttaaggaaaaacaaacaactgtttgaaagtttgggtttacaaagaaatgcttctcagaaagctaatagtaaacacaataggTACAATTTGAAGACAAATTGCTAAAGAGAAATATTTGAATATAGCATGAGCTTTCTTAGGTCActtctttcatcttcatcctctttatatactccaaggaattaggttttTAAGTTTGCATGGagtgctaccgttggagggcagatctgggttttccaggttctgctgtggctgaataagttaggtaaggtcgtcagaaatggtacaattgcttttgtactttggatagcgacatgacctttatcctcgttgacttctgatcagagcaacgcttcatattggaacttgtgaagcttggtgatcagagtcagaaggaagcttggatcctctgacctttgtaccttctgcttctggactcagaggagaagtacttggtcttcagagccagcttactcatggacttcagaatcttcactactcagcttctggacctttagagcttctggaccttcagagcttctaatccttcagagcttcaagtgaactgaatccatatcagatctttactatcttcagatcttctgaagcttgatttactgttcagattgaacatagtaagtacgaaagcgttgcggaggttactctttgagcatagtgcttctgaattatgtgaaataaggCCAGAGTCATAGCATGTCATTAGAACACttagaaaacaacgttagagtaccataattgttcatacacaatagttaacatgtaatcatcaaaacatagagttgtactactagatcaaaacttgatcttacaatctcccccttttttatgatgacaaaaccaagtattttgatgaacaattcttaaacaataaactgaattcactcagagtttagagaatagagataaacttatcctgaggtgaatggtttatgttgctcattctgaatccaagtcacaacttgattctgagcttagctccccctgaatctaagacttaatgaaaacactaataatatctagattctgagctaaataataaaagagttaagagtgagaatttatgacagagataatatgtgaatattgtaacgccccgatttctcgatggtcactttagtaacctttttccaaaaacgtTGTAAATTTTAGCCGAAATGAAAACCTTTTCGAAACATAGTCTACAAATAAAGAAGTAGTAACTGGAGAAAtagactgaataattcattttattaataaaatctttggaagcgtacaatgattctttcaaattacaacataatgatTTAACTAGTGTTCGATCGCCCtcgagccaacacaacaagaaggtctctaggttaggttcgaaccctataaacaaacttagctcacccccaagtacagactcaattatgacactcaatacccgactcataggccGCGTTCCCTTCAAGGCCTCCTCCAACGCTTGCATCACATCGCCTCGAATCCTCTTCTCTCGTTaatcccatagctgaaccatcagtcGCGCGGTCGATGTCTCGAACCTTGtcgtcgtccacatcaagcaggTATAGGGCCacatctcgactgatcacacgcatgcttgttgtctaggcgttaagcgccacaaacaacaaacaacaaacaagcaagggtcaacttctaacacacacatatcataagtagggtatactaccctatcaatcacaagttcttcaataagctaacattcacaaatatgggaactatattaagttctaaggttcacaagtatagggaactatctcataattctaagtttcacaagtatagggaactatctcatagtttattgttagtcaatgcttgtgcacatgcatgcagacgctttggatatccataagccaatccctcttagaaaggctggacgaacacgactccatgATCGGGGCTGGACTTCTCCAACGCAtcgctgcccaacagcttgatgatcggggttggacctctccaacgcactgctgtttcacgttcgtccttattcagggcctcccctgaatgtcaccatcgactagcccagtccaggtcactagcCGTGGTcaaccaagcccagtccaggtcacttggtccagagtgcatgccatgcaagtcagtcatcatcactagtcCCTAAGCCTATCACGTTCATcttatatgaacaaaatatcataacatagtaacttgcatgcatatcaataaatgtagctaacaccctaggcatatagacatgttcataataatactatctaacatttattgcattatcatcatataacatatctagcacatatatcatcgatagtcctaggatcatgctttctaacaatcacaatcaatcatagccgaagtgcccttaccttagtcACAGCGAGGAAATGTCCTAAGACTTTGGATTCGGCGGGGACCACGTTCACCTCGAACTTCCTAGGCATGCGGACAGAGTAACGATACGAATTAGTAGTCATTTAACGATAATATATCCCTTCCCCGTCGTTTCAAACTTTTTATCTTAAACctcgaaaaatcaaaactttctctttcataagatcaaaacctcttttctaaaatacttgtttgaagatcataagaacactatAAGAACACCATGAATTTCTTTAAGAAAAACCCCCCACATCCATAAGCATTCCTAAGCAACCCGATCAAGATCATTATCTTCTGGTTTTTGGCAtatcagcttaagctgcaaccacagagcatattgagaatggccttgctcaaggcttagaaactaaagcaggaaaaataaaagaaagacaagagagggagagagagagctcACACAAATGTAGAGGAGTGGAGAgctcttggtgtgaagaaatgagagggggaaatgctctatttatagtgaggggtgagagccaagcattaaatgcttttctttctccccaagaaaaagcccaaacccacgaaatttccagcccattttagtgtttctagactcttccaaccttccttgattcggtcctcaaaatttggcttatttcctaattaaatccCTTTTAAAACTATCACTTAAATccttaactttttaaataattaaagctGAATCAAAAGGGTTGTAAATCAGATATAAAAAGATCCTTGAAGGTTTTAAAAACTCAAATATTGATCCCTCATTAATTGAAAGTAAAGGAATCAAAATCCCTAaaatttctccttcataaaacctagccagaaaaggaaattacttgcaaaagtctcattttccttcctccacaaGCCTTGGCCGTCCACTACACTCCCCAGGTCTAACTTTtctcaaaaataattttaaacaaatattttaaataaaacctaAAAGAATTAATGCATTTATTACAcaatttccctcctaaatgcatcaaaacttcaaacTTTCCTTCACCACTCTCATAAtaactcaaaaatatttttcagaattaattattttataaaccataggtttaaaaataattaaatacattttatttaaataaaaacccattttatttaaataaaacagaggaatattccctcatggaatattcttaaaatcatgcccagcacctccccataaggtgtggcccacgaaattGTCCTCGTCGACTCaattcgccaactcatcgccGCTGTCGGTCTGATTTTGACATAAAAGTCGTCGTTgcagaaccctagcaatattacagtcaaaatacTCGTATCGTCGCACACTTCAGCGTCTAGATATTTCTAAGACACCCAAGTGGAAGGGTTAAACACAAGGCatgtgttaggactgactcgatggtgcccagcCTGTAATCCGGAGCATCTTTTTAGCATAACATTGCACGTCATATCATGCACTTGATgactttgatgatttgatgttgatgaacatcgttattTGCAACTTAAGAATACGATACTTATATCCTACGATAAGACCTATTGAACCTAAGTATCTATTCCCTTATCCTTTCATGTTGTCtgtattatatacattattctgtgagttgactcTCGCACTTTTCCTTGTttgtattgtttgtgtttgggcggttggtgtaacaccccgatttcggtggcgtcactttagtaaccaaaagtaaacttaatgcggaaaaacgtaaatattttttttttgataataaataagacaagactgaattaaataaaacccaaatgcgaaaggcaacagagctaatatacaatatatatagcatcccccgctgtaaatagcgacctcgtcacgagtaacctccaatgacggaaagtagaaaagtgtaacgcccgtaggcaaaatgtacaatcccaaaatgttaggtcaagtgtcagcaacacaagccctcaaaaataagaataagtcagagctaggacactaacacccaaccttaatagactctaatcacccatcccccatacttccatcatcgactcccatctggtcatgcatgaagtccgggtccacgtcgaaggctcaatagtagtcatttcgctccgggtcttccccgaacgacgaggaatcacggaagaatccaccaacgacatctgacaaaaagggcatacatagccccccaaacacaggtagcacgcgcaagggtcaacttacggaatatagtatagagaatacaagacaacaggtaaaagtataaggggtatagatatatatatatgttatatatatacatataagttctgcattgtctaccctaaggtttaaacatagcatgttatcaacactctagtacaattccatcatcaaagcacataacgatatctatcaacatctactcatcaaaacacataacgatgtttatcaacatcaactcatcaaaacacataacgatacaattagagtgcatgatatgtcaatgcaacgtcactctcgacggttccagaaagaataggctgggcacgatcgagtcggtcctaacactggcattgtgtcgaccataaccctcgactGTCACTTaccaccttgacatagccggatcagtcctaaccctgcgggtcgacttttccctccgctatgcccgacaatcaacaggtcgatcctaacctcacggtcgatcatatcccccgtcgatgtccgaattacccgaaggtataaactgtacccgaaggtataaactgtacccgaaggcataaactgtacccgaaggcataaactgtacccgaaggcataaactgtacccgaaggtataaactgtacccgaaggcataaactgtacccgaaggcataaactgtacccgaaggcataaacattatctcatgatgatctccaaatcatccgactcatctccatccgatggtcaaaactgctcaacgagcaagagtatcaacatactcggaaactaccaatttcccggacttatcccccggatagcccaacaacacagctgctacaacagcacaagagcatcaacatactcactacttctcaacttcctcaacacttggatccgacgacacttctcgttttccaaaactaagatcttcatcccaagcttcctttcgagtttattatcattatttgaagatttagaggttgtttaatgtcttatgagttttctttacaaaataatatccttttaatcttatcgcgaatcttataagttcccgggatctccaaatcccaaatgactccagagaatgtctcgatccatgaaaaaccataacaaggcccgaatctcattcgtcctatcgaactttctcaaaactctcaaaataaaatcggcatgacctgcccgctattctcactactcggaaactcagatttcattgcaaatgcataattaactcagcacaaacaaccaacatgtcaaatcaacatattatgcaataaccacatagcacttagcatataaagcatgcatcacacatcctaaattacccacatagcacttaacatgaaattcactctcaaaaacattcagtagatgaatcatctacattgtcagccgaagcctcataaaacattttcccaatcatacacaaacaagtgcataaacagtaaatcaagtcgaatgcgtcgacacctaaagcattagctagtaaggtaagttgcccttacctctagttattccagcgttctcctcaaacgttccttcacaatgagctccttgatcttcaggaaattcttcaaaagaacctttaaagtaaaacca from Lotus japonicus ecotype B-129 chromosome 2, LjGifu_v1.2 includes:
- the LOC130735264 gene encoding uncharacterized protein LOC130735264; this encodes MTTNSYRYSVRMPRKFEVNVVPAESKVLGHFLAVTKTTSMRVISRDVALYLLDVDDDKVRDIDRATDGSAMGLTREEDSRRCDASVGGGLEGNAAYESGIECHN